The Anas platyrhynchos isolate ZD024472 breed Pekin duck chromosome 31, IASCAAS_PekinDuck_T2T, whole genome shotgun sequence genome includes a window with the following:
- the LOC139999977 gene encoding olfactory receptor 14J1-like: protein MAYDLYVAICKPLHYGSLLGSRACAQMAAAAWGSGFLDALLQTTNTFSLPLCHGNAVDQFFCEIPHILKLSCSGSGYLKEVGLLVVSACLALVCFVFIVLSYVQILRAVLRMPSEQGRHKAFSTCLPHLALVSLFVSTAILAYLKPPSISSSYLDLMVSFLYSVLPPAVNPLIYSMRNQELKATLKKLILVVIFT, encoded by the coding sequence ATGGCCTACGACctctatgttgccatctgcaagcccctgcactacgggagcctcctgggcagcagagcttgtgcccagatggcagcggctgcctggggcagtggctttcttgatgctcttctgcagactactaatacattttccctgcccctctgccacggcaatgctgtggaccagttcttctgtgagatcccccacatcctcaagctctcttgTTCAGGTTCAGGCTACCTAAAGGAAGTTGGACTTCTGGTGGTTAGTGCATGTTTAgcattagtttgttttgttttcattgtactttcctatgtgcagatcctcagggcagtgctgaggatgccttctgagcagggccggcacaaagccttttccacgtgcctccctcacctggccctGGTCTCCCTCTTTGTCAGCACTGCCATACTTGCCTACTTGAAGCCCCCCTCAATCTCCTCTTCTTACTTGGACCTGATGgtttcatttctgtactcagtgctgcctccagcagtgaacccgcTCATCtatagcatgaggaaccaggagctgaaagccACACTGAAGAAACTGATTCTAGTGGTAATATTTACTTAG